Proteins encoded in a region of the Elizabethkingia bruuniana genome:
- a CDS encoding NADPH-dependent assimilatory sulfite reductase hemoprotein subunit — translation MMSAKDNLSPVEKIKTSSNGLRGTLKESLLDNFTGAIREDDQNLIKFHGMYQQDDRDRREERVSKKLEWLYSFMIRLRLPGGFLTSEQWIGLNEIARNHSTGTIKVTTRQTIQLHGILKSHIKPTIQSFNLQHLDSIAACGDVNRNVTCTSNPSESPLHNEAYELAGKISELCLPKTKAYYDIWIDDELVVDRKAEEDPLYQDRYLPRKLKIGIAVPPNNDVDVFINDIALIAIIENDQIVGYNIAAGGGLGATHGNEATYARLASVLGFVDTEEKVLKAVYEIITVQRDFGNRSDRKLSRLKYTIDKLGIEGYRAEVEKRCGFSFEPAREYKFEQRKDRYGWIQNHEGKWFYTVFVEHGRILDEPDKQGEQYPLKSGLLKIAETRKANFRFTCNQNLIVSDVLEEDKAEIDKILKEYGISDYTEKASALRKNSVACVAFNTCSLALAEGQRYLPTLVTKIEPLLEKYGLFEEDITIRMTGCPNGCGRSPNAEIGFVGTAYGKYNLHIGGDRLGTRLNIKYKDNIGEDEILKTLDELFGIYIQKKEAEETFGDFSYRYLQITK, via the coding sequence ATCATGAGTGCTAAAGATAATCTTTCACCAGTAGAAAAAATAAAAACCAGCAGTAACGGACTTAGAGGGACTTTGAAAGAAAGTCTTCTGGATAATTTTACTGGTGCTATCCGTGAGGATGACCAGAATCTGATAAAATTCCACGGTATGTACCAGCAGGACGATCGTGATCGCCGAGAAGAACGTGTGTCAAAAAAATTAGAATGGCTGTATTCCTTTATGATCCGTTTACGTCTTCCGGGAGGTTTCCTTACTTCTGAGCAATGGATTGGGTTAAATGAAATTGCAAGGAATCACTCAACCGGAACAATTAAAGTAACAACCAGACAGACAATTCAGCTTCATGGTATTCTGAAGTCTCATATAAAGCCGACTATTCAGTCATTCAACCTTCAGCATTTGGATTCTATTGCAGCTTGTGGGGATGTTAATCGTAATGTAACCTGTACTTCTAATCCTTCTGAATCACCATTGCATAACGAAGCATATGAACTGGCTGGTAAGATTAGTGAGTTGTGCCTGCCTAAAACAAAAGCCTATTATGATATCTGGATTGACGATGAATTGGTAGTAGACCGCAAAGCTGAAGAAGATCCATTATATCAGGACAGATATTTACCCCGTAAACTGAAAATTGGGATTGCAGTTCCGCCTAATAACGATGTAGATGTATTTATCAACGATATTGCACTGATTGCTATTATTGAAAACGATCAGATTGTAGGTTACAATATTGCTGCCGGTGGCGGATTAGGAGCTACACACGGAAATGAGGCTACTTATGCAAGATTGGCTTCAGTTCTGGGATTTGTAGATACAGAAGAAAAGGTACTGAAAGCGGTATATGAGATCATTACTGTACAACGTGATTTTGGGAACAGAAGCGACCGTAAATTGTCCAGACTGAAATACACAATAGATAAACTGGGAATAGAAGGTTATCGAGCTGAAGTAGAGAAAAGATGTGGTTTTAGTTTTGAGCCGGCGAGAGAATATAAGTTTGAGCAGAGAAAAGACCGTTACGGCTGGATACAAAATCATGAAGGAAAATGGTTTTATACCGTATTTGTAGAACATGGAAGAATACTGGATGAACCTGACAAACAAGGAGAGCAATATCCATTAAAATCTGGATTGTTGAAAATTGCAGAAACCAGAAAAGCCAACTTCCGTTTTACCTGTAATCAGAATCTTATTGTATCCGACGTTCTGGAAGAAGATAAAGCAGAGATAGATAAAATTCTTAAAGAATACGGAATCTCTGATTATACAGAAAAAGCCAGCGCATTGCGAAAAAATTCAGTAGCCTGTGTAGCTTTTAATACATGCTCTTTAGCATTAGCAGAAGGTCAGCGCTATTTACCAACACTGGTGACAAAAATAGAACCTTTACTGGAAAAATATGGACTCTTTGAAGAAGATATCACCATTAGAATGACGGGTTGCCCGAATGGATGCGGAAGATCTCCAAATGCAGAGATTGGTTTTGTGGGAACAGCCTATGGGAAATACAATCTGCATATTGGTGGAGACCGTTTAGGAACAAGGCTTAATATAAAATATAAAGACAATATTGGTGAAGACGAAATCCTGAAAACTCTGGATGAACTCTTCGGAATCTATATACAGAAAAAAGAAGCTGAAGAAACCTTTGGTGATTTTTCATACCGCTATTTACAAATCACAAAATAA
- a CDS encoding TonB-dependent receptor, translating into MKPTIERRFLKRIHLILFTFLFFNFFQAQQQLIELSGIIKDTDNHKGVTGAHIQVENTQDIASTDQDGNFSLRTRVKIPFRIIIKKEGFTSQTVEILSLSNKITVELNPQNTIINEVVISASRVPEKVLKSPIAIEKIDIRTIRESPAASFYETLENVKGLQLLTSSLTLKVPNSRGFNSPNNFRFMQLVDGVDVQSATLGVPLGNAIGPTELDIQSMEVTPGAASALYGMNAINGLASLQTKDPFTSQGLSFYFRGGLNHVDNVNHKISSLGESAIRFAKAINKNLAIKVNASYFSGVDWISDNRTDQNPNSLITANPKFPELNNNNPAEDLWNKYGDERNNRVAVKVDYNGKPTTFNVSRTGYYEKDLVSPEVKNIKFDAGLYYRFGDNWRASYVYRYGLLDGTFQRGNKIRLQNATVQNHKIELTGKELTVRAYVSIENTGDSYNLKPLADNLDLTNLSNNNWKNAFQSALQNSLNTGVNLNDAFALARREADKNRVVPGTSAFEQLKSTIIGINNWDSANGGVAGAPLTGGAKLEQKSHFYQGEATYDFSRFVKIFNLLVGVDYRLYSITPDGNNFVDFSRPVDQRNVPLPDGSFGKDVTYQKYGAFAQITKLFWDEKLKLNVALRVDRNPEFKTKFNPRVSVVYSPVNQHNFRVSFQNGFRFPSLFEALSFVNNGNVRRVGGLPMVNEGLGYLDNSYTLSSIDRFTSAVNADTDAGKSQNQAALDNKNLLLVANLQKLQPERINSFELGYKSLLFNNRLAIDWDFYYNIYDGFLGQVEVAVPKSGNVGSNNAVLDMLNRSKQDRYRVYTNSNTTYKSYGTSLGIRYNFLKNYNINANVSYNDLASSNNNSDLFITAFNTPKWSTNVSFGNREIVKNVGFTVVARWQNKFLWESPLASGEISAFYTIDAQVTWKLPEISSSLKIGATNLLNRRYFQYAAGPEIGGLYYLAYTYDLKFK; encoded by the coding sequence ATGAAACCAACTATAGAGAGGCGTTTTCTGAAAAGAATACATCTTATATTATTTACATTTTTATTTTTTAACTTTTTTCAGGCTCAGCAACAATTAATAGAATTAAGTGGTATTATTAAAGATACCGACAATCATAAGGGCGTAACAGGGGCGCATATTCAGGTTGAAAATACCCAGGATATAGCGTCAACGGATCAGGATGGAAATTTCAGTCTGAGAACCAGAGTAAAGATACCTTTCAGGATTATTATTAAAAAAGAAGGATTTACAAGTCAGACTGTTGAAATTCTTTCATTATCCAATAAAATAACAGTGGAACTAAATCCACAAAATACGATAATCAATGAGGTTGTTATCTCAGCTTCCCGTGTTCCGGAAAAAGTACTGAAGTCACCTATTGCTATTGAAAAAATTGATATTCGTACCATTCGGGAAAGTCCCGCTGCTTCTTTTTACGAAACCTTGGAAAATGTAAAAGGACTGCAGCTGCTAACATCCAGTCTTACTTTAAAAGTACCTAATTCCAGAGGATTTAATTCGCCTAACAACTTCAGATTTATGCAATTGGTAGACGGGGTAGACGTTCAGTCTGCAACTTTAGGTGTTCCTTTAGGAAATGCTATTGGGCCTACTGAACTCGATATTCAGTCTATGGAAGTTACTCCCGGAGCGGCATCGGCTTTATACGGAATGAATGCTATTAACGGACTTGCCAGTTTACAGACCAAAGATCCGTTTACATCTCAGGGACTTAGTTTTTATTTCCGGGGTGGACTGAATCATGTAGATAATGTCAATCATAAAATATCATCATTAGGAGAAAGCGCCATCAGGTTTGCCAAAGCCATTAATAAAAACTTAGCTATAAAGGTTAATGCATCCTATTTTAGCGGTGTCGACTGGATTTCAGATAATCGCACTGATCAGAATCCAAATTCATTAATTACTGCGAATCCTAAGTTTCCGGAACTGAACAACAATAACCCGGCAGAAGATCTCTGGAATAAATATGGCGATGAAAGAAATAACCGTGTTGCTGTAAAAGTAGATTACAATGGAAAGCCTACAACTTTTAATGTGTCCAGAACCGGATATTATGAAAAGGATCTGGTGAGTCCGGAAGTAAAGAATATAAAATTCGATGCCGGATTGTATTATCGTTTTGGTGATAATTGGCGCGCTTCCTATGTTTATCGCTATGGTCTGCTGGACGGAACTTTTCAGCGTGGTAATAAAATCCGTTTGCAAAATGCGACAGTACAAAACCATAAAATAGAGCTTACAGGAAAAGAGCTTACGGTAAGAGCCTATGTTTCTATAGAAAATACTGGAGATTCTTATAACCTGAAACCCCTTGCAGATAATCTGGATCTTACCAACCTGTCTAATAATAACTGGAAAAATGCCTTTCAGTCAGCTTTACAGAATAGTCTGAATACAGGTGTAAATCTGAATGATGCTTTTGCATTGGCCCGTAGAGAAGCGGATAAAAACAGAGTTGTGCCGGGTACCAGTGCCTTTGAACAACTGAAAAGCACAATTATCGGAATCAACAACTGGGATTCTGCTAATGGAGGTGTAGCAGGTGCTCCGTTGACAGGAGGTGCCAAACTGGAACAAAAATCTCATTTTTATCAGGGTGAGGCTACTTATGACTTTAGCCGTTTTGTAAAAATATTTAATCTTCTTGTTGGTGTAGATTACCGTTTATATAGCATAACACCTGATGGTAATAACTTTGTGGACTTTAGCAGGCCTGTGGATCAGAGAAATGTTCCACTACCGGACGGAAGTTTTGGTAAAGATGTAACTTATCAGAAATATGGAGCATTTGCTCAGATCACAAAACTCTTCTGGGATGAAAAATTAAAGCTGAATGTAGCATTGCGTGTGGATCGAAATCCTGAATTCAAAACCAAGTTCAATCCGCGAGTTAGTGTTGTTTATTCTCCTGTAAACCAGCATAATTTCAGAGTTTCTTTTCAGAACGGATTCCGCTTTCCATCTCTGTTTGAAGCATTGTCTTTTGTAAACAACGGAAATGTAAGAAGAGTAGGTGGTTTGCCAATGGTTAATGAAGGTCTTGGATATCTGGATAATTCGTATACATTATCATCTATTGATAGATTTACGTCTGCGGTTAATGCCGATACAGATGCCGGAAAAAGTCAGAATCAGGCTGCATTGGATAATAAAAATCTTCTGTTAGTGGCTAATTTGCAGAAACTTCAACCAGAGCGAATTAACTCTTTCGAGTTAGGTTATAAATCGTTGTTATTCAATAATAGGTTAGCAATAGATTGGGATTTCTATTATAACATATATGATGGCTTTCTGGGACAAGTAGAAGTTGCTGTACCTAAAAGCGGAAATGTAGGAAGCAATAATGCCGTACTTGATATGCTGAATCGTAGTAAACAAGACAGATACAGAGTGTATACCAATAGTAATACAACATATAAAAGTTATGGAACTTCATTGGGAATTCGTTATAATTTCCTGAAGAACTATAATATAAATGCTAATGTTTCTTATAACGATTTAGCTTCTTCCAATAATAACTCCGACTTGTTTATTACAGCTTTCAATACACCAAAATGGTCGACCAATGTAAGCTTTGGAAACCGTGAGATTGTTAAAAATGTAGGGTTTACAGTAGTTGCAAGATGGCAGAATAAATTTTTGTGGGAAAGCCCGTTGGCTTCAGGAGAAATTTCGGCTTTCTACACAATAGATGCTCAGGTAACATGGAAATTACCGGAAATAAGTTCCAGTCTGAAAATCGGAGCAACTAATTTGCTGAACCGTCGTTATTTTCAATATGCTGCAGGCCCTGAAATTGGAGGATTGTATTACCTTGCGTATACCTATGATTTAAAATTTAAATAA
- a CDS encoding TSUP family transporter: MSNSLYPIFVKLETLSLLIIGGGRVALEKLDSVLTNAPQTSVKLVAKEIIPEVRALQEEYKNLILEQRAYTYADFDTADLVIAAVNDLVVAEQIRNDAHVKGVLVNIADKPELCDFYLGSIVRKGELKIAISTNGKSPTIAKRLREILTETIPDEVDEVLDNMQNIRQQLKGDFEYKVQELNRLTTEYLSKQDSKDKQNLEIENLTRITKIVQRRANIYLGVIGVMLLIGILGIIVYQFNLWGDIQVFLNQDGHIFYWMLFVGFLAEIVAGSMGMGYGVICTTVLLLLNVPPPVVSASIHSAESFTTAAGSISHYKLGNVNKKMVWVLVPVAIVGAIIGAFTLSHFGEHYAHIVKPIIACYTLYLGANILKNAFKKKGAAVKTKRKTNLRILGLAGGFIDSFAGGGWGPLVTGTLMKDGRTPRYAVGSSTVAKFLLTVTSAITFIFTIGIHHWNIVLGLLLGGIFTAPFSAMLTAKLPTKKMFIVVGTVVIVMSLTTIVKALF, translated from the coding sequence ATGAGTAACTCTTTATATCCCATATTTGTAAAGCTTGAAACCTTGTCGTTACTGATCATAGGTGGCGGAAGAGTAGCGTTGGAAAAACTGGATTCTGTATTGACCAATGCTCCACAGACTTCTGTTAAGTTGGTAGCCAAAGAAATTATTCCGGAGGTAAGGGCTCTGCAAGAAGAATATAAAAATCTTATTCTGGAGCAAAGGGCTTATACATATGCCGATTTTGATACTGCAGACCTTGTTATTGCAGCAGTTAATGATCTTGTTGTGGCGGAACAAATTCGTAATGACGCACACGTAAAAGGGGTACTTGTTAATATCGCAGATAAACCCGAATTATGTGACTTTTATTTGGGATCGATTGTACGTAAAGGCGAGCTGAAAATAGCTATTTCTACCAATGGGAAATCTCCGACAATAGCTAAAAGACTACGTGAAATTCTGACAGAAACTATTCCTGATGAAGTAGATGAGGTGTTGGATAATATGCAGAATATAAGACAGCAGTTGAAAGGTGATTTTGAATACAAAGTACAGGAACTAAACAGACTGACTACAGAATATTTATCTAAACAAGATAGTAAGGATAAGCAAAACCTGGAAATAGAAAACCTAACCCGTATTACAAAAATTGTACAGCGAAGAGCTAATATTTACTTGGGAGTAATAGGAGTAATGCTTCTTATTGGAATACTTGGGATTATAGTTTATCAGTTTAATCTATGGGGAGATATTCAGGTTTTTCTTAATCAGGACGGACATATATTTTACTGGATGTTGTTTGTTGGGTTTCTGGCAGAAATTGTGGCCGGATCCATGGGGATGGGCTATGGAGTGATATGTACAACAGTATTGCTTTTATTGAATGTACCACCTCCGGTAGTGAGTGCCAGTATTCACTCTGCAGAATCTTTTACAACAGCAGCGGGTAGTATCAGTCACTATAAACTGGGAAATGTAAATAAAAAAATGGTGTGGGTATTGGTTCCTGTAGCTATTGTAGGTGCTATAATCGGTGCTTTTACCTTATCTCATTTTGGAGAGCATTATGCACACATTGTAAAACCTATCATTGCCTGTTATACCCTATACCTGGGTGCTAATATTCTGAAAAATGCTTTTAAGAAAAAGGGGGCAGCAGTAAAAACTAAAAGGAAAACCAACCTTAGAATACTGGGATTAGCAGGAGGTTTTATAGATTCCTTTGCAGGTGGAGGCTGGGGACCTTTGGTAACCGGAACGCTAATGAAAGATGGAAGAACACCCCGTTATGCTGTGGGTAGTTCTACTGTTGCCAAGTTTTTGCTTACTGTAACCAGTGCTATTACTTTCATATTTACAATTGGTATCCATCACTGGAATATTGTATTGGGACTTTTATTAGGAGGTATTTTTACGGCACCATTTTCTGCAATGCTTACCGCTAAACTGCCGACTAAAAAGATGTTTATTGTAGTAGGAACAGTTGTTATAGTGATGAGTCTTACTACAATTGTAAAAGCTTTATTCTGA